The following are encoded together in the Erwinia sp. E602 genome:
- the tssK gene encoding type VI secretion system baseplate subunit TssK, translating to MMKIEQPLWGRGVMISPQHFQQQAAYAAWSAECIAQMGLNHPWGVIRAEFDADVLKFGRLQARHLHVRFQDGTLIDTSKGDDLPPVLIPEGDDVVVVLALPLLRANGGNCLQPDDVAERPIRYRQRWRDIRNQFGDDTRQIAVIKPELTLRFADRNNADYLVCPVARLQQDSQGGWTQDDTFLPPPLTVQSSPWLLTQLDQLITQLRARLSRLMAMRRESNERMADFAVADVSLFWLLNALNSAEPVLGQFLRFPQSAPERLYTELARLAGSLLTFSLAHQVSAIPAYQHARLNAVFPPLFDLLSDLLEASLPSRVVSIEMEHDRRLHQWLARLQDPRLREEADFYLSVRSPLPVAQLQEQFPRQCKVGSPDSVTDLVNASQQGIPLRPLRHVPAAIPLRLENHYFALDLSHPAAAEMLAGGSCMFYVPGMLGEPELELFAVLRT from the coding sequence CTGATGAAAATTGAACAACCGCTGTGGGGCCGTGGCGTGATGATCTCGCCGCAGCATTTCCAGCAGCAGGCCGCGTATGCGGCCTGGTCAGCAGAGTGTATTGCGCAGATGGGACTGAATCACCCCTGGGGCGTTATCCGCGCTGAATTTGACGCAGATGTGCTGAAGTTCGGCCGTCTGCAGGCGCGGCATCTGCACGTGCGTTTTCAGGACGGTACGCTGATTGACACCAGCAAGGGTGACGATCTGCCGCCGGTATTGATACCCGAAGGTGATGATGTGGTGGTGGTGCTGGCACTGCCGCTGCTCAGGGCGAACGGCGGCAACTGCCTGCAGCCGGATGACGTTGCCGAACGGCCAATCCGTTATCGCCAGCGCTGGCGTGATATCCGCAATCAGTTTGGCGATGACACGCGCCAGATTGCGGTGATCAAACCCGAGCTGACGCTGCGTTTTGCCGATCGGAACAACGCTGATTACCTGGTCTGCCCGGTGGCGCGTCTGCAGCAGGACAGCCAGGGGGGCTGGACCCAGGACGACACCTTTCTGCCGCCGCCGCTGACCGTGCAGAGCAGTCCGTGGCTGCTGACCCAGCTTGACCAGCTGATCACGCAGCTGCGTGCCCGCCTCAGCCGCCTGATGGCGATGCGCCGCGAAAGCAACGAACGCATGGCCGACTTTGCCGTTGCCGATGTCTCGCTGTTCTGGCTGCTCAACGCGCTGAACAGTGCGGAGCCGGTGCTGGGGCAGTTCCTGCGCTTCCCGCAAAGCGCGCCGGAGCGCCTGTATACGGAGCTGGCTCGTCTGGCTGGCAGCCTGCTGACGTTCTCGCTGGCGCATCAGGTCAGCGCCATTCCTGCCTATCAGCACGCGCGGCTGAACGCTGTTTTCCCGCCTCTGTTCGATCTGCTCAGCGACCTGCTGGAAGCCAGCCTGCCGTCACGCGTGGTGTCGATTGAGATGGAACACGACAGGCGGCTGCACCAGTGGCTGGCCCGTCTGCAGGATCCGCGCCTGCGCGAGGAGGCCGATTTCTACCTTTCGGTGCGCTCTCCGCTGCCGGTGGCGCAGCTGCAGGAACAGTTCCCGCGCCAGTGCAAGGTCGGCAGCCCGGACTCCGTGACCGATCTGGTGAATGCGTCGCAGCAGGGCATTCCGCTGAGGCCGCTGCGCCACGTTCCTGCCGCGATCCCCCTGCGTCTGGAAAACCACTATTTTGCCCTCGACCTCTCGCACCCGGCGGCGGCAGAGATGCTGGCGGGCGGCAGCTGCATGTTCTACGTACCGGGCATGCTGGGTGAACCTGAACTTGAACTGTTTGCGGTGCTGAGAACATGA
- the cheW gene encoding chemotaxis protein CheW, with product MTGMATVTKITGETVGQEFLVFTLGAEEYGIDILKVQEIRGYDQVTRIANTPPFIKGVTNLRGVIVPIIDLRIKFAQPDVVYNDNTVVIVLNLEHRVVGIVVDGVSDVLSLMHEQIRPAPEFAVTMSTEYMTGLGALGDRMLILVDIEKLLSSEEMALVDNLRSA from the coding sequence TCACTAAAATCACCGGAGAAACCGTCGGCCAGGAGTTTCTGGTCTTCACGCTGGGTGCCGAAGAGTACGGCATCGATATCCTGAAAGTTCAGGAGATCCGTGGCTACGATCAGGTGACCCGCATCGCCAACACGCCGCCGTTTATTAAAGGCGTCACCAACCTGCGCGGCGTGATCGTGCCGATTATCGATCTGCGCATTAAGTTTGCCCAGCCTGACGTGGTCTATAACGACAACACCGTGGTGATCGTGCTGAACCTTGAGCACCGCGTGGTCGGCATCGTGGTTGACGGCGTCTCTGACGTACTGTCGCTGATGCACGAGCAGATCCGCCCGGCACCGGAGTTTGCGGTCACCATGTCCACCGAGTATATGACCGGGCTGGGGGCGCTGGGCGACCGCATGCTGATTCTGGTCGACATCGAAAAACTGCTGAGCAGTGAAGAGATGGCGCTGGTGGATAACCTGCGCAGCGCCTGA